The Toxorhynchites rutilus septentrionalis strain SRP chromosome 3, ASM2978413v1, whole genome shotgun sequence genome includes a region encoding these proteins:
- the LOC129776288 gene encoding coagulation factor X-like, producing MVYGLSYLGRECGFGEHSIAIGVASHAEWMKSVLFPNYRKSQDTMQFIDPDFQEGDSCNRADGRAARCVSVSMCSRGWNRFLLEGTIQLCATSSLVCCPLNDIVDGETSFTHPQLVRCPNLVENLRPKSPSGSLVFVGRIISNTLEIRCLGTIIAEQIILTSASCAGDDKPTTVQPVVNTTTTQKIYRVEAVLVHHAYNATDGTNDIALIRLKETFVWGSNLFPSCLWMNATHVPLLLSLISPINEKTLHVSSNEDRYFHVGTEFERILNASALAMFNSDCQRTHMYDIQDTQLCARDRIRNFTCDTVSDQLRYDRANGVSYLVGLSTNFAHCQHSYYKMFTRISSFVSWIGRNI from the exons ATGGTATACGGATTGAGTTATCTAGGCAGGGAGTGTGGTTTCGGCGAACACTCGATAGCGATTGGCGTGGCAAGTCACGCCGAATGGATGAAGAGCGTGCTTTTCCCAAACTACAGGAAATCTCAAGACACAATGCAGTTCATTGATCCTGATTTTCAAGAAGGAGACTCTTGCAATAGAGCTGACGGTCGCGCGGCACGATGCGTTTCGGTTTCAATGTGTTCGCGGGGATGGAATCGGTTTTTGTTGGAAGGGACGATCCAACTGTGTGCCACAAGTTCTCTAGTTTGCTGCCCTCTAAACGATATTGTGGATGGTGAGACGAGCTTCACGCACCCACAGCTGGTTAGATGTCCGAATTTGGTGGAGAATCTCCGGCCGAAATCACCATCGGGTTCACTT GTGTTCGTAGGACGGATCATATCTAATACTTTGGAAATTAGATGTCTCGGAACAATCATAGCGGAGCAGATTATCCTTACTTCAGCCAGCTGTGCTGGAGATGATAAGCCGACCACTGTACAGCCGGTGGTAAATACGACTACCACTCAAAAGATATATCGAGTGGAAGCAGTGCTTGTACACCACGCTTACAATGCTACCGATGGCACTAACGATATTGCACTGATTCGATTGAAAGAAACATTCGTGTGGGGCTCTAATCTGTTCCCATCCTGTCTCTGGATGAATGCAACACATGTTCCATTACTTCTATCGTTGATTTCTccgattaatgaaaaaacactacatgtttcaagtaacgAAGATCGATATTTTCATGTCGGCACTGAGTTCGAAAGGATATTGAACGCCAGTGCGTTGGCAATGTTTAATTCCGATTGTCAAAGGACCCATATGTACGACATTCAGGACACTCAGCTTTGTGCGAGAGATCGGATAAGAAATTTCACATGTGACACTGTAAGTGATCAACTACGATATGATAGAGCCAACGGAGTTTCCTATCTTGTGGGATTATCGACTAACTTCGCTCACTGTCAACATTCATACTATAAAATGTTTACTAGAATTTCCAGTTTCGTAAGCTGGATCGGTAGGAATATATAA
- the LOC129776287 gene encoding serine protease snake-like yields the protein MNRVRFCLVLILCICFAHVQADEVLMVPNERVSFDDCHLRFPKFDGYFSERPVSGYPARLKEFAHMAAIGWTQSNGSVSWKCGGTLIWVNFVLTAAHCVADANSKNQAPDVVRLGDLNIQTSEGDEYAQQLNIVEIFKHPKHRFIAHYHDIALLKLEHDVILSEVVAPACLWTDEEMRFKILEATGWGRTGYANDFTPILMKVALKPIDNVKCSEVYLNGTDRMLRLGLQSHQICAVDVKMDTCEADSGGPLQIKLMHNARVTPFVVAITSFGKACGMSAPGVYTKVAPYHDWIVEVMQAQDARVPNDVFNATFCALRFPSHREFEDAIITDRSLDQIYVVKELRNIFVSKRLPSYIVQLAWNGETNSCYGVVIDEDTVVTLAQCILKNEMTVSHVIYSGNHTTRVSKVHVHPRISNRHVYGKTRQPSRKLLFSVQVGVTLTLG from the exons atgaatCGTGTACGGTTCTGTCTGGTTCTTATCCTGTGTATTTGTTTCG CTCATGTACAGGCCGATGAAGTCTTGATGGTTCCAAATGAGCGTGTATCTTTTGATG ACTGTCATTTGCGATTTCCCAAGTTTGATGGCTATTTCTCGGAGAGACCAGTTTCGGGGTACCCGGCTCGTCTGAAGGAGTTCGCCCACATGGCAGCTATTGGTTGGACCCAATCGAACGGAAGCGTATCGTGGAAATGTGGTGGGACGTTGATCTGGGTCAATTTCGTCCTAACCGCAGCGCATTGTGTCGCTGATGCTAACTCCAA GAACCAAGCCCCCGATGTCGTCAGGTTGGGTGATCTGAACATTCAGACTTCTGAGGGAGATGAATATGCGCAGCAGTTGAACATTGTTGAGATTTTCAAACACCCAAAACATCGGTTCATAGCGCATTATCACGATATCGCTCTTCTCAAGTTGGAACACGATGTCAT ATTGAGCGAAGTTGTGGCCCCTGCATGTCTCTGGACAGATGAAGAAATGAGATTCAAAATCTTGGAAGCAACCGGTTGGGGAAGAACCGGATATG CTAACGACTTCACTCCCATATTAATGAAAGTAGCCCTAAAACCCATTGATAACGTGAAATGCAGCGAGGTGTACTTGAATGGAACGGATCGGATGCTACGACTTGGACTTCAGTCGCACCAGATATGCGCCGTCGATGTCAAAATGGATACGTGTGAA GCCGATTCAGGAGGTCCTCTCCAAATCAAACTAATGCACAACGCTAGAGTGACCCCCTTTGTCGTTGCTATAACTTCCTTCGGGAAGGCCTGTGGAATGTCGGCCCCTGGTGTTTACACAAAGGTTGCACCGTACCATGACTGGATAGTCGAGGTTATGCAGGCACAGGATGCAAGGGTTCCAA ATGACGTTTTCAATGCCACATTTTGTGCGCTACGTTTTCCATCTCATCGAGAGTTCGAGGATGCTATTATTACAGACCGTTCTTTGGATCAGATTTACGTGGTGAAGGAACTGAGGAATATTTTTGTAAGCAAAAGATTACCGTCGTATATTGTACAATTAGCATGGAATGGTGAAACAAATAGTTGTTATGGGGTAGTCATCGACGAGGACACTGTGGTGACTCTTGCTCAatgtattttgaaaaatga AATGACTGTTTCTCATGTTATTTATTCAGGAAACCATACAACGAGGGTTTCCAAGGTGCATGTCCATCCAAG GATCTCGAACCGGCATGTCTATGGTAAAACAAGACAACCTTCAAGGAAGCTGCTGTTTTCGGTTCAGGTCGGCGTGACATTAACACTAGGCTAA